GTCAGCCGCGATGGGGTGAGCTCGCGCACCACGGGCAACCTGCAGCTGACGGGCGACTATGAAGAGTTTGGCGAGGTCCAGGAAAAGCGCGTGATCGAAGGCGAAAGCGTCACCATCCACGCCGACGTGTTTGGCAATATCATTTCGCGCGGCGGCACCATCCTGCTCAACCATAATCTGGTGGGCGGCTCGGCCCACAATGCGCGCGGCGACATCCGCATCAAGGGAGTGGCCTCGGGATCGGTGATGCAAACCAGCGTGGGTGAGGTGCACGTGCAGCGCGCCGAGTCGTGCATCATTTCCGGGACCCGGGTCGTGATCGACTATGCGGCCAACTGTGAAATCATGGCCGATGAAGTCATCATTGCCCAGGCCGAGGGCTGCGCCATTGCCGCGCGCAGGATCGAGATTGAAACGGCCGGCCCCCGCAAGCAGGCCGAGATGCAGCTGTTCGTGCTCGAACCGGACAGCGCACGGCTCGACGAGGCCATTGCCGCCGTCGGCGCCAAGGCCAGCGAATTCGGCGCCGCCGCCGAGCGCAGCCGGGCCGAAATGGAGGCGCTCACGAGCGAGCCGGAAGTGCGCAAATACGTGATGCTGGCCTCGAAGATCCGCAAGAATGAGCTCACGCTCACGCCGGAACAGGCGCCGCAGTTCCAGAAAATGGCGGCCAGCGTGGCGCCGGCGCTCAAGGCCATCGCCAAGGTCTCGCTCGAGGTCAAGGCAGCCGAAACGGAGCAGAACGCGGCCATGGAGCTGGTCGAGCAGCTGGTGCAGCAGCGCAAGGAGTACCAGGGGCTGTCCCAGGTCAGCGTGGCCATGTTGTCGGGCGACACGGCGCTGCGGTCCATGACGTTCAATCCCGACGGCAGCACCCTGTATGACTTGCCGGCCAAGGAAATCAAATCCCGCCTGCGCGGCAACACCTTGCCAAGCGAACCCATCATTAGCCAAAGTTCCGGAAAGATTGTGTGGCAAAGCAAATAGCTATGCATGCAGCACCGCATTTGCTACAGTAATGCCAACGCGACCGGGATTCCCATGGCTCAGACACCTGACACATTTGCGCCCCTGGCGGCGCAGGCATCGACTCCCACCGATGAGCTGATCCGCTGCGCCGTTGGTCTGGCGCGCACCTGCCTCGGCATGGAAGTGGGCTTCGTGACGGAGTTTCGCAACGGTGTGCGCATCTTCCGGCATGTTGAATCGGTCGAAGGGTATGTGCCGGTCAAGGCGGGCGACTATGATCCGCTGGACCAGAGCTATTGCCAGCGCATCGTCGACGGCAGCATACCGGCGCTGGTCGAAGATACCCACGCCTATCCCGAACTGCTGGCCATGCCCATCACCGCCGCCCTTGGCATTCGCGCCCACGCGGGCGTGCCGATCTGCTTTAGCGACGGCGCCGTGTTCGGCACCTTTTGCTGCTACAGCCGGGACCCGGCGGTGTCGCTGGGAGCGTTCGACGCGGCCACGCTGCGCAAGTTCGCCGCCCTCATTGGCGAGCTGCTCGAGGCGCGGGTCAAGGGTGAGCGGGCCCACGCCCAGGTGGTCGAGCGGCTCATGATGGTGATCGCGGGCAGCCGCCTGAAGGTGGTGTACCAGCCGGTGCGCGACGTGGCGTCCGACACCGTGGTCGGCTACGAGGCGCTGGCGCGTTTCATGACCGAACCGGTGCGCACGCCCGACGTCTGGTTCGACGAAGCCCATACCGTCGCGCTCGGGCATCGGCTGGAAGTACTGGCCATTGAAAAGGCGCTGCAGGGGCTGGCCCAGATCCCGGCCGACGCCTACCTGGCCCTGAATGTCTCGCCCCAGACCATCCTGTCCGGCGCGCTCGAGGCCGTGCTGCAGGGCGCGCCGCTGGGCCGCCTGATGCTGGAAGTGACGGAGCACGAGTCGATTGCCGACTACACCATCATTTCCGCCAGCCTGGGGCGCATGCGCACCGACGGGCTGCGCCTGGCGGTCGATGACGCAGGATCGGGCTACGCGAGCTTTCGCCACATCCTCAAGCTCAAGCCGGATGTGATCAAGCTCGATCAAAGCCTGATCCGCGATATCGACCACGAGCCCGGGGCGCGTGCGCTGGCAGCGGCCATCATCACCTTCGCTGCCGCCACCGGCAGTACCGTGGTGGCGGAAGGTATCGAAACGCCGGATGAAATGGAAGCGCTGCGCGAGCTCGGGGTCACGCGCATGCAGGGCTATCTGCTGGGGCGGCCCGCGCCGCTGCCGGGGGGCGAGCAGGCTACTCGCTGACCTTGCCGCGCAGCGCCTTGGTCTGCCCGCTGCGGCTCTTGCTGTCGAGCCGGCGCGTCTGCGAGCCGCGCGTGGGACGGGTGGGGCGGCGCACGGCCGGCAGCACGGCCACGCCATCGACCAGTTCCTGCAGGCGCCGGAAGGCATCTTCCTTGTTCTGTTCCAGGCTGCGCGACTGCTGCGCCTTGAGCACCACCACGCCTTCCTGGGTGATGCGCTGGTCGCGCAGCGCCAGCAGGCGTTCCTTGATGTGCAGCGGGAGCGACGAGGCGGCAATGTCAAAGCGCAGGTGGACCGCGCATGACACCTTGTTGACGTTCTGGCCGCCGGGACCCTGGGCCCGGATGGCGGTCAGTTCGGCTTCCTCGCGGTTGACCTGGGGCGTGGCTGCCTGAATCACTGCTGGGCCAGCGGCGCCGCGGCCACGTCCGGCAGCTCGTCGGGAATGGCGTGCAGCTTGTGGTAGCAGGCCTGGGCACTGGCCGACAGGCCGCGGAACAGGGCCGGGTCAGTGCTGTCGGCCTGGCCATGTTCGGCCAGGATGCGCACCTTGGCCAGGTAGTCCGACTGCGCCAGCAGCTGGCCCATGGGCGACACCTGCACGCCCTTGCGCGCCCCGGCCTGCTCGGCAATTGCCTGAACGACCGTGTCGGGAAAATGCCATTCGCGCCCGATGCTGCAGCTTAAGGTACGCGCATCGCGCAGCAGGCTGGCGCAGAACATGGCCGAACCGAGCTGGGTGCCATCCTTGTCGGCCTGGTCCATGATGCGCAGCGTGACGATCAGGCCCACGTACTGCACCAGGCCGGCCAGGAAGGCTTCGAACGGGTCAATGCCCATTTCCTCGGCCAGCATGCGGTTGGCCACGGCGCAGCGCTCGCACTGGTCCCAGATGCGCGGGGCCAGGGCACGCGTGTAGTGACCGGAATGCATGTCGATGATGGGACGGAAGGCCACGCTGGTGATCAGGTGGCGCAGGCCCTCGGTCCCGATCAGCATGACGGCATGCTCCACGCTGGTGATGGTGGTGCCGTAGCTGAGCGAGGAACTGTTGGCCAGCCGGATCACGGCCGCCACCAGCACCAGGTCGCTGGAAATGGTGCGTGACAGCTGGGCGCCTGAAAAATTATCGGTGCGCAGGCTTTGCAGCAGCTGCGGGATCAGTCCCGGCATGCGGCGCACCAGGGCGGCGCCGGACTGCTGCGACTTGACGATGGCCGATACCGCGTCCAGCACCTGGGTTTCTGCCGCCGTCAGGTCGAGCGCGGAATCGCTCTCGGTGCCGAACAGCCAGTTGTGATACACGGTGTTGAGGTCATCGCGCTGGTCGAAAGAGGGACCAAAACCGGATGGCGCCGTGCCTGCCGCCGGACGCGGGGGCGGCGCGGGAGGAGGCGCTTCAGCCGTGGCGGAACCGGGCTGCGCGGAGGGCGCCGGCTGCGAGGCGGGGGGTGAAAAGAGCTGCTGCATCCACTTGAACATACGTCCTCACATTGTCTGTCTTGCCCACGCTGCATTGCCGTTCCATTGTAATGGGTTGGCCATGCATTGCAAGCGCATATGTTCGTATGGAAATATTGACCACACTCAATGCTTGCCACTCGTCATCGGATTAGCATGGGTTTCGACAGCCGCGCCCCCGCCCGAGACGAAAGGACAGACATGTACAGCAGCGATGCAATAGCCGCGCACAGTGGCAAGATGGATTTCCTCAGCTTCCAGCTTGGCGGCCTCGATTATGGCGTGGAGTTCCGCAAGGTCAAGGAGCTGCGCACGCTCAAGTCGCTCGAACGCTTCGCCTCGGACGGCACCCTGGTCAAGGGGGTGGCCGTCTCGCGCGGCGTGATCATGCCGCTGGTGGACATGCGCATGGCCTTTAGCGGCCGCAGTGCGCCGCCACGGGGATCGACCGATGTCATCGTCCTGCAGCTGGCAAACTGCGTGGTGGGCATGGTGGTGGACGGGGTGACGGACGTGGTCGGGATGTATCCGGACCAGATCTCGCAGATCCCCGGCGCCGAGGGCGAAGGGGAGTGCGACTACCTGCTCGGACTGGGCGAGGCGGGCGGCAGACGCCTGATCCTGGTGGACATCGACCGGCTCATGTCGATCCGGCGCGACAGCCCGTGCGCCGAGCAGAAGGTGGCCTGAGCGGGCGCTGTGGTGGTCAGGCAGCCAGGCTGTCGAGCTGTTCCTGCAGTGCCATCCATTCGCCTTCGAGCTGCGCCAGGTCCTTGGCGTAAAACGACTGGTCCGCCAGCAGCTGCTTGAGCTTGGCCTTGTTGGCCGCCTCGTAGATGCTCGACTCGCCCAGCTTTGCATCGACCTCGGCCTTTTGCTCGTTGCGCTTGGCGATCTGCTCTTCCAGGCGCTTGATCTTGTTCTCGATCGGCTTCTTGAGCGCGGCCGTCTTCTGGCGCTGCTCGGCGTCGAGCCGCTTCTGTTCCTTGGCATCCTTCTTGTCCGGCGCCGGCGCTGACGGTGGCGCCACGGCCGACGTGGCCGGGTAGGATGTCTTGTTGTCCTTGCCCGCTGCCGGCAGTACCGTGGTGCCCTTGCCAAGCTTGGTCTGGAACAGCCAGTCCTTGTAGTCGTCCAGGTCACCGTCGAACGGCTGCAGCTTGCCGTCGGCAACGATGATGAACTGGTCGGTGGTGGCGCGCAGCAGGTGGCGGTCGTGCGAGACCACCACCAGCGTGCCCTCGAACTGCGCCAGGGCCATGGTCAATGCTTCGCGCGTTTCCAGGTCCAGGTGGTTGGTCGGTTCGTCCAGCAGCAACAGGTTTGGCCGCTGCCATACGATCAGGGCCAGCGCCAGGCGGGCCTTTTCGCCGCCCGAAAAGGGCCGGATGGAACTGGTGACCATGGTGCCGGGGAAGTTGAAGCCGCCCAGGAAGTTGCGCAGTTCCTGCTCGCGCACCGTTGGCGCGATCTTGGCCAGGTGCCACAGGGGCGACTCGTCGTGGCGCAGCATCTCCACCTGGTGCTGGGCGAAGTAGCCGATCGACAGGCCCTTGCCCATGGTGGCGTCGCCCGTCAGCGGTGCCAGTTCGCCGGCAATGGTCTTGATCAGGGTCGATTTGCCGGCGCCGTTCACGCCCAGAAGGCCGATGCGCTGGCCGATCTGCAGCGAAAACTTGATGCCGCGGACGATGGTTTTCTCGCCCACCGTGTCGCCATGCTCGTCCTTGATGTGGTAGCCGGCGTTGACGTCTTCCATCACCAGCAGCGGATTGGGTGCGGCCAGGGGCTCGCGGAACTCGAACGAGAACTCGGCCGCTGCGCGCAGCGGCGCCAGTTCCTCCATCTTGGCCAGCGCCTTCATGCGGCTCTGGGCCTGGCGTGCCTTGGATGCCTGGGCCTTGAAGCGGTTCACGAACGACTCCAGGTGCGCGCGCTGGCGCATCTGCTTTTCCAGCGCGCCGGCGGCCAGGATCATCTGGGCTGCGCGCTGGCGCTCGAAGCCGGAGTAGTTGCCCGAGTAGCGCTTGAGCTTGCGCTCGTCGATGTGGACGATCACGTTGACGATTTCATCGAGGAAGTCGCGGTCGTGGGAGATGATGATCAGGGTGCCCGGGTAGCGCTTGAGCCAGTCCTCGAGCCAGATGATGGCGTCCAGGTCCAGGTGGTTGGTCGGCTCGTCGAGCAGCAGCAGTTCGGAAGGGCACATCAGCGCCTGCGCCAGGTTCAGGCGCATGCGCCAGCCACCCGAAAAGCTGGCCACGGGCTGCTTCATCTGGTCGAGCGTAAAGCCCAGGCCCAGCAGCAGCTGTTCGCCGCGCGACTGCACGGTGTAGGCGTCGGCGTCGGCCAGGGCGCTGTAGATTTCGCCGATGGCGATGCCGTTGTCGGAGGACTCGGGTTCGGCTTCCAGGCGCGCCAGTTCGGCTTCGAGCTTGCGCAGCGTGACGTCGCCGTCGATGGCGTAGTCGAGCGCCGCGCGGTCCAGGGCCGGCGTTTCCTGGGCCACGTAAGCCATGCGCCACTTGGCCGGAAAGTCGATCTCGCCCTGGTCTGCGTGCAGCTCGTTGCGCAGCATGCCGAACAGGCTGGATTTGCCGGCGCCATTGGCGCCAATCAGGCCGATCTTGTCGCCGGGGTTGAGGGTGAGGTCGACGCTCTCGAGCAGCGGCTTGGTGCCGCGCATGAGGCTTACGTTAATAAAACGGATCATGAAGTGCTTTGTATGGTGAGGGTGAAGGTGCTTACTGCGCCCGGAGCTGCTCGGCGGTCAGCAGAAATACCATGTCGTCGCCCGCGCTGGTGGTCAGCCAGGTCAGGCCAAGGTGGCCAAAGGCCGCTTCGGCGTATTCGGCCTCGTTGCCGATTTCGACCATCAGGATGCCCTGTGGCGTGAGGCGCTCGGCGGCGCCGGCCACGATCTTGCGCACCAGGTCCATGCCATCTTCACCGCCGGCCAGGGCAATCTGCGGCTCGCGCAGGTATTCGGGCGGCAGGCGGCTCATGGAGGCGGAATTGACGTACGGCGGGTTGGTGATGATCATGTCGTATTTCTTGGCCGGCACGTTCTGGTACAGGTCCGAGAGAATCGGGTTGACGCGGCCTTCGAGCTTGTAGTCGGCGATATTGCGCTCGGCCACGGCGATGGCGTCGGCAGAGATGTCGATGGCATCGACCACGCTGCTGGGGAAGGCGTCGGCCATCATGATGGCCAGGCACCCGGAGCCGGTGCACAGTTCCAGGATGTTGTCGACGGCGAACGGGTCTTCCACCCAGGGCGAAAACTGCTGGGCAATGAGTTCGTGAATAAAGGAGCGCGGCACCAGCACGCGCTCGTCGACGTAAAAGGCATAGGTGCCCAGCCAGGCTTCATTGGTGATGTAGGCGGCCGGCACGCGCTCGCTGGCGCGGCGCTCGATCACCTGCAGTACCTGCTGCACTTCTTCCGGCAGCAGGCGGGCATCGAGGAAAGGATCGAGCTTGTCAAGCGGGAGCTTGAGCGTGTGCAGGATCAGGTAGGCAGCTTCATCGAGCGCTTCGGCGCTGCCGTGGCCGAAAAACAGCTTGGCCGTGTTGAAGCGGGTGATGGCATAGCGCAGCAGGTCGCGCGGCGTGGTAAACAGGGTCGTGGTCATGGGCGTTCCTTCAGGCTGGTTTGGCCAGCAGGTTTTCCAGCGTGCGGCGGTAGATGTTCTTGAGCGGATCGATGAAACGCACCTCGATGTGCTCGTCGATCTTGTGGATGCTGGCGTTGGGAGGGCCGAATTCTATCACCTGCGGGCACATGCGGGCGATGAAGCGCCCGTCCGAGGTGCCGCCCGTGGTCGACAATTCGGTCTGGACCCCGGTCTCGCCCAGGATGGCCGACGACAGCGCGTCCGACAGGGTGCCGCGCGGGGTCAGGAAGGGCAGGCCGGACAGGGTCCATTGCAGTTCATAGCTCAGCTGGTGCCTGTCCAGGATGGCATGCACGCGCGCTTCCAGCCCTTCGGCCGTGCTGGCGGTGGAAAAGCGGAAGTTGAAGTCAATCGTCACTTCGCCCGGGATGACATTGTTGGCACCGGTGCCGGCGTGGATGTTGGACATCTGCCAGGACGTTGGCAGGTAGTACTCGTTGCCGCTGTCCCACTGTTCGGCCGCCAGTTCGGCCAGCGCAGGGGCGCACTGGTGAATGGGATTGCGCGCCAGCTGGGGGTAGGCGATGTGGCCCTGCACACCCTTGATGACGAGGTGGCCCGAGAGCGAACCGCGGCGGCCGTTCTTGATCATGTCGCCCAGGATGTGGGCCGAGGTCGGCTCGCCCACCAAGCAGTAATCCATGGTCTCGCCACGCTCCTGCAGGCGCTCGCAGACCACCACGGTGCCGTCGGTGGCCGGGCCTTCCTCGTCGCTGGTAATCAGGAATGCGATCGAGCCCTGGTGGTCCGGGTGGGCGGCGATGAATTCCTGGCATGCCACCACCATGGCCGCGATCGAGGTCTTCATGTCGGCGGCGCCGCGGCCATACAGCTTGCCGTCGCGGTGAGTGGGGGTGAAGGGCTTCGATTCCCATTGCTCGACGGGACCGGTCGGCACGACGTCGGTGTGGCCGGCAAATACAAACACGGGCGCCGTGGTGCCGCGCCGCGCCCACAAATTGGTGACGCCGTTCGATTCGATCGTCTCGCAGACGAAACCGAGCGGCAGGAGCAGTTCGATCAGGCGCCGCTGGCAGCCCTTGTCGTCCGGGGTGATGGACGAGAGTGCAATCAATTCTTCCGTCAGGGCCAGGGTAGGGGACATCTTCACTTGAACAGCTCCGCGTACTGGGCGTCGGAAAAGCCGACACTGAAGCTGCCGTCGCGGTCCAGGACCGGGCGCTTGATGACCGAGGGATTTTCCAGCATGAGGGCGAGCGCGGCATCGCCATCGGTGACGGCCGCCTTGCGTTCGTCAGGCAGCTTGCGCCACGTGGTGCCCTTGCGATTGACCAGGACTTCCCAGCCCAGCTGCTGGAGCCAGGCCGCTACGACGGCGTGATCGAGGCCATGCTTCTTGAAGTCGTGAAAGCCTGCGTCAATGCCGTGCGCGGCCAGCCAAGTGCGCGCCTTCTTGACCGTGTCGCAGTTGGGGATGCCGTATAGAGTCGTTTTCATGAATAGCGGTGTGAAGATCGGATAAGCGTGAGCGCGTAGCGGCCCGGGTGCAGCGCACCAGGACCATCAGACACTGTTTTTACAATGCGGGGGAAGCCGACAGGATACCACAGGGCGCCGATGGCGCCGACGCTCAGGGCTGGGGACGGAAGGTGACGACCCGGTAGAGGTAGGTGGCAACGATGATCAGGAGGACCGACTTGGCAATCGGGTCCATGTAATGGCCTACCTGGGCATACTTGTCTTCCAGAAGATAGCCGGCGGCGGTCAGCAGGCAGTTCCAGGCAAACGAGCCGATCGTCGACAGGGCCAGGAAGGGCAGCAGGCGCATCTCGACCAGCCCGGCGGGAATGGAAATGAAGGTGCGGATGGCGGGTACCATGCGTCCGAACAACACGGCTTTGCGGCCGTGTTCATTGAATTTTTCAACGGCGTGATCGAGTTCGTCACCGGACAGGGTGAACCAGCGCCCATGCGCGCTGGCGAATTTCTTGAGCCTGGCGTGGCCGAACTGCTTGCCTGCGTAATACCACGGCAACGCACCGGCAACCGAGCCGAAGGTGCCGGCAAGCAGGACGGCGGCGAGCGACAGGTCCCCCTTGGCAGCGTTGTAGCCGGCCAGCGGCATGATCATTTCGGAAGGAATGGGTGGGAAGATGCTCTCCAGCGCCATCAGCGCGGCAATGGCCAGCGCGCCGTGGGTTGCGACAAATTCGATCAGCCAGTCAATCATGGTCACCTTTCCTGTTAGCGGGCAGCGCAGTCCGTACTTGCGCAAGCCGTTAATGTCAACTCGTCAAGTTGCAGAGTGTAGCAGCGAACTGAGGCGTCCCATATGTGCCGTGCGGCACGGCAGACGGGGATTTCTTGTAGGAGAGATGCGCAAGCGCATTCTATAAGTGAACTGGTTCACATACATGGTCTTTCCGCGGGCGTATAACGTACTTACGGGCGACACTTCATGTATCGCCTCACTTGAAAGGAGCCTCAAAATGAAACTGAAAACTCATGAAAGTGCGTGGATCGGGGGCGTGTCACTTGCAGCGCTGGTTTTGTTGATGGTCTCGTCCGCACTCGGCTAGAAAGCTCCGTCGCGAAGTGCAGGCATTGCCTGCCGCTACCAAAGCGAGAATACTGGACGTTGTCATGATGCCCAGGTTCTTGCTGCGGTTCCCAGAAGCCGTCACCCTCCATCGCTGCGACCCTGGCGGCG
This region of Massilia sp. PAMC28688 genomic DNA includes:
- a CDS encoding ArsC family reductase, with amino-acid sequence MKTTLYGIPNCDTVKKARTWLAAHGIDAGFHDFKKHGLDHAVVAAWLQQLGWEVLVNRKGTTWRKLPDERKAAVTDGDAALALMLENPSVIKRPVLDRDGSFSVGFSDAQYAELFK
- a CDS encoding EAL domain-containing protein, which translates into the protein MAQTPDTFAPLAAQASTPTDELIRCAVGLARTCLGMEVGFVTEFRNGVRIFRHVESVEGYVPVKAGDYDPLDQSYCQRIVDGSIPALVEDTHAYPELLAMPITAALGIRAHAGVPICFSDGAVFGTFCCYSRDPAVSLGAFDAATLRKFAALIGELLEARVKGERAHAQVVERLMMVIAGSRLKVVYQPVRDVASDTVVGYEALARFMTEPVRTPDVWFDEAHTVALGHRLEVLAIEKALQGLAQIPADAYLALNVSPQTILSGALEAVLQGAPLGRLMLEVTEHESIADYTIISASLGRMRTDGLRLAVDDAGSGYASFRHILKLKPDVIKLDQSLIRDIDHEPGARALAAAIITFAAATGSTVVAEGIETPDEMEALRELGVTRMQGYLLGRPAPLPGGEQATR
- a CDS encoding ATP-binding cassette domain-containing protein, producing the protein MIRFINVSLMRGTKPLLESVDLTLNPGDKIGLIGANGAGKSSLFGMLRNELHADQGEIDFPAKWRMAYVAQETPALDRAALDYAIDGDVTLRKLEAELARLEAEPESSDNGIAIGEIYSALADADAYTVQSRGEQLLLGLGFTLDQMKQPVASFSGGWRMRLNLAQALMCPSELLLLDEPTNHLDLDAIIWLEDWLKRYPGTLIIISHDRDFLDEIVNVIVHIDERKLKRYSGNYSGFERQRAAQMILAAGALEKQMRQRAHLESFVNRFKAQASKARQAQSRMKALAKMEELAPLRAAAEFSFEFREPLAAPNPLLVMEDVNAGYHIKDEHGDTVGEKTIVRGIKFSLQIGQRIGLLGVNGAGKSTLIKTIAGELAPLTGDATMGKGLSIGYFAQHQVEMLRHDESPLWHLAKIAPTVREQELRNFLGGFNFPGTMVTSSIRPFSGGEKARLALALIVWQRPNLLLLDEPTNHLDLETREALTMALAQFEGTLVVVSHDRHLLRATTDQFIIVADGKLQPFDGDLDDYKDWLFQTKLGKGTTVLPAAGKDNKTSYPATSAVAPPSAPAPDKKDAKEQKRLDAEQRQKTAALKKPIENKIKRLEEQIAKRNEQKAEVDAKLGESSIYEAANKAKLKQLLADQSFYAKDLAQLEGEWMALQEQLDSLAA
- the arfB gene encoding alternative ribosome rescue aminoacyl-tRNA hydrolase ArfB yields the protein MIQAATPQVNREEAELTAIRAQGPGGQNVNKVSCAVHLRFDIAASSLPLHIKERLLALRDQRITQEGVVVLKAQQSRSLEQNKEDAFRRLQELVDGVAVLPAVRRPTRPTRGSQTRRLDSKSRSGQTKALRGKVSE
- a CDS encoding DedA family protein, yielding MIDWLIEFVATHGALAIAALMALESIFPPIPSEMIMPLAGYNAAKGDLSLAAVLLAGTFGSVAGALPWYYAGKQFGHARLKKFASAHGRWFTLSGDELDHAVEKFNEHGRKAVLFGRMVPAIRTFISIPAGLVEMRLLPFLALSTIGSFAWNCLLTAAGYLLEDKYAQVGHYMDPIAKSVLLIIVATYLYRVVTFRPQP
- a CDS encoding HDOD domain-containing protein, translating into MFKWMQQLFSPPASQPAPSAQPGSATAEAPPPAPPPRPAAGTAPSGFGPSFDQRDDLNTVYHNWLFGTESDSALDLTAAETQVLDAVSAIVKSQQSGAALVRRMPGLIPQLLQSLRTDNFSGAQLSRTISSDLVLVAAVIRLANSSSLSYGTTITSVEHAVMLIGTEGLRHLITSVAFRPIIDMHSGHYTRALAPRIWDQCERCAVANRMLAEEMGIDPFEAFLAGLVQYVGLIVTLRIMDQADKDGTQLGSAMFCASLLRDARTLSCSIGREWHFPDTVVQAIAEQAGARKGVQVSPMGQLLAQSDYLAKVRILAEHGQADSTDPALFRGLSASAQACYHKLHAIPDELPDVAAAPLAQQ
- a CDS encoding flagellar assembly protein A; its protein translation is MSIEPSAVSSERPAAGVPGPGVANCMVQRADGVYADASVLGTTIAAAVDSVFAGERYFAGLDYAILLKLIYNHGPDLKATGEVMVRLADDIVPFDPERRQLYRAVKLSDGKAEYQFEPVVIVDKADPYGAGTPARLDMDEFIADMWSKGIRFGIDIAALGAAIASGKTERVTVARRLDPVPGIDAHIIEVSSDLHRSDAPRQLANGKLDLMAFQNRFPQIKEGVRLLKKVARQEGKTGFQLSGIAIEPPIPKDIELSPMAGPGTAIEIGAEGEFLVSTQSGFLNADSKTHQLSVGDKIVSRDGVSSRTTGNLQLTGDYEEFGEVQEKRVIEGESVTIHADVFGNIISRGGTILLNHNLVGGSAHNARGDIRIKGVASGSVMQTSVGEVHVQRAESCIISGTRVVIDYAANCEIMADEVIIAQAEGCAIAARRIEIETAGPRKQAEMQLFVLEPDSARLDEAIAAVGAKASEFGAAAERSRAEMEALTSEPEVRKYVMLASKIRKNELTLTPEQAPQFQKMAASVAPALKAIAKVSLEVKAAETEQNAAMELVEQLVQQRKEYQGLSQVSVAMLSGDTALRSMTFNPDGSTLYDLPAKEIKSRLRGNTLPSEPIISQSSGKIVWQSK
- the prmB gene encoding 50S ribosomal protein L3 N(5)-glutamine methyltransferase, with product MTTTLFTTPRDLLRYAITRFNTAKLFFGHGSAEALDEAAYLILHTLKLPLDKLDPFLDARLLPEEVQQVLQVIERRASERVPAAYITNEAWLGTYAFYVDERVLVPRSFIHELIAQQFSPWVEDPFAVDNILELCTGSGCLAIMMADAFPSSVVDAIDISADAIAVAERNIADYKLEGRVNPILSDLYQNVPAKKYDMIITNPPYVNSASMSRLPPEYLREPQIALAGGEDGMDLVRKIVAGAAERLTPQGILMVEIGNEAEYAEAAFGHLGLTWLTTSAGDDMVFLLTAEQLRAQ
- a CDS encoding chemotaxis protein CheW; the protein is MYSSDAIAAHSGKMDFLSFQLGGLDYGVEFRKVKELRTLKSLERFASDGTLVKGVAVSRGVIMPLVDMRMAFSGRSAPPRGSTDVIVLQLANCVVGMVVDGVTDVVGMYPDQISQIPGAEGEGECDYLLGLGEAGGRRLILVDIDRLMSIRRDSPCAEQKVA
- the dapE gene encoding succinyl-diaminopimelate desuccinylase, with the protein product MSPTLALTEELIALSSITPDDKGCQRRLIELLLPLGFVCETIESNGVTNLWARRGTTAPVFVFAGHTDVVPTGPVEQWESKPFTPTHRDGKLYGRGAADMKTSIAAMVVACQEFIAAHPDHQGSIAFLITSDEEGPATDGTVVVCERLQERGETMDYCLVGEPTSAHILGDMIKNGRRGSLSGHLVIKGVQGHIAYPQLARNPIHQCAPALAELAAEQWDSGNEYYLPTSWQMSNIHAGTGANNVIPGEVTIDFNFRFSTASTAEGLEARVHAILDRHQLSYELQWTLSGLPFLTPRGTLSDALSSAILGETGVQTELSTTGGTSDGRFIARMCPQVIEFGPPNASIHKIDEHIEVRFIDPLKNIYRRTLENLLAKPA